A single genomic interval of Pseudomonas sp. FeN3W harbors:
- the dapD gene encoding 2,3,4,5-tetrahydropyridine-2,6-dicarboxylate N-succinyltransferase produces MSATLFSLAFGVGTQNRQGDWLEVFYAQPLLQPAGELVAAVAPLLGYAGGNQAIAITTTQAAQLADVLKPLDATQYALLTRLAESQRPLVATLLAEDAPLTSTPEAYLKLHLLSHRLAKPHGLNLTGIFPLLPNVAWTTQGAVDLSELAERQLEARLKGDLLEVFSVDKFPKMTDYVVPAGVRIADSARIRLGAYVGEGTTVMHEGFINFNAGTAGPGMIEGRVSAGVFVGKGSDLGGGCSTMGTLSGGGNIVISVGEGCLIGANAGIGIPLGDRNTVESGLYITAGTKVSLLDENDQLVQVVKARELAGQSDLLFRRNSQSGAVECKTHKSAIELNEALHAHN; encoded by the coding sequence ATGTCTGCAACCCTATTCAGCCTCGCCTTTGGCGTCGGCACCCAGAACCGCCAAGGCGACTGGCTGGAAGTTTTCTACGCGCAGCCGCTGCTGCAACCGGCCGGCGAGCTGGTAGCCGCCGTCGCCCCGCTGCTCGGCTATGCCGGCGGCAATCAGGCGATCGCCATCACCACCACCCAGGCTGCGCAGCTCGCCGATGTCCTGAAGCCGCTCGACGCCACCCAATACGCGCTGCTGACCCGCCTGGCTGAAAGCCAGCGCCCGCTCGTTGCCACCCTGCTGGCTGAGGATGCGCCGCTGACCTCGACCCCCGAGGCCTACCTCAAGTTGCACCTGCTTTCCCACCGCCTGGCCAAGCCGCATGGTCTGAACCTGACCGGCATCTTCCCACTGCTGCCCAACGTCGCCTGGACCACCCAGGGCGCGGTGGACCTGAGCGAACTCGCCGAGCGCCAGCTGGAAGCACGCCTGAAGGGCGATCTGCTGGAAGTCTTCTCGGTGGACAAGTTCCCGAAGATGACCGATTACGTGGTCCCGGCCGGGGTGCGTATCGCCGACAGCGCGCGCATTCGCCTCGGCGCCTATGTGGGTGAAGGCACCACCGTGATGCATGAGGGCTTCATCAACTTCAACGCCGGTACCGCCGGCCCAGGCATGATCGAAGGCCGCGTCTCGGCTGGCGTATTCGTCGGCAAGGGCTCGGACCTGGGCGGCGGCTGCTCGACCATGGGCACCCTGTCCGGCGGCGGCAATATCGTCATCTCCGTCGGCGAAGGCTGCCTGATCGGCGCCAATGCCGGCATCGGCATCCCGCTGGGCGACCGCAACACCGTGGAATCCGGCCTGTACATCACCGCCGGCACCAAGGTCAGCCTGCTCGACGAGAACGACCAGCTGGTCCAGGTGGTCAAGGCCCGCGAACTGGCCGGCCAGAGCGACCTGCTGTTCCGCCGCAACTCGCAGTCCGGCGCGGTGGAGTGCAAGACCCACAAATCGGCCATCGAACTGAACGAGGCGCTGCACGCGCATAACTGA
- a CDS encoding ArsC family reductase, translating into MSESDQRLCLYGIKACDTMKKARTWLDEHGLNYDFHDYKSVGIDRAHLEAWCNEHGWQTVLNRAGTTFRKLDDAAKADLDQARAIELMLAQPSMIKRPVLDLGGKTLIGFKPDLYAAEVAAPN; encoded by the coding sequence ATGTCCGAATCAGATCAGCGGTTGTGCCTATACGGAATCAAAGCCTGCGACACGATGAAAAAGGCTCGTACCTGGCTCGACGAACACGGACTGAATTACGACTTCCACGACTACAAGAGCGTCGGCATCGACCGCGCCCACCTGGAAGCCTGGTGCAATGAACACGGCTGGCAGACCGTACTCAACCGTGCAGGCACCACCTTCCGCAAGCTGGACGACGCTGCAAAGGCCGATCTTGACCAGGCCCGGGCCATCGAGCTGATGTTGGCCCAACCGTCGATGATCAAACGCCCTGTACTCGACCTGGGCGGTAAGACCCTGATTGGCTTCAAGCCCGATCTTTACGCTGCCGAAGTGGCAGCGCCGAACTGA
- a CDS encoding thioredoxin family protein, with amino-acid sequence MEMTEHYANIEPSRAEVDALEGPVLLEFGTAWCGHCRAAQPLLAKALAKRSGISHLKIEDGPGRPLGRSFRVKLWPTLILLENGQELARVVRPQNEQAIAQALGEAGKA; translated from the coding sequence GTGGAAATGACCGAACACTACGCGAACATCGAACCGAGCCGCGCCGAAGTGGACGCGCTGGAAGGCCCCGTGCTGCTGGAGTTCGGCACCGCCTGGTGCGGCCATTGCCGAGCGGCTCAGCCGCTGCTGGCAAAGGCCCTGGCTAAGCGCAGCGGCATTTCTCATCTGAAGATCGAGGACGGCCCGGGGCGCCCGCTAGGACGTTCGTTCCGGGTCAAGCTCTGGCCGACGCTGATCCTGCTGGAGAACGGCCAGGAGCTAGCGCGTGTCGTACGTCCGCAAAACGAGCAGGCCATCGCACAGGCGCTGGGCGAGGCGGGAAAGGCCTGA
- the dapC gene encoding succinyldiaminopimelate transaminase, translating into MNNALNLLHPYPFEKLRGLLAGAQPPADKRAIALSIGEPKHRSPDFVAQALADNLDQLAVYPTTLGIPALREAIARWCERRFDLAADALDPAQHVLPVNGTREALFAFTQTVVDRAVDGLVVSPNPFYQIYEGAALLAGATPHYLPCLEQNGFNPDFDAVPAEVWRRCQILFLCSPGNPTGALVPLETLKKLIALADQYDFVIAADECYSELYFDEANPPAGLLTACAALGRNDYRRCVVFHSLSKRSNLPGLRSGFVAGDAEILKSFLLYRTYHGCAMPVQTQLASIAAWNDEIHVRANRELYRAKFDAVLEILAPVMDVQRPDGGFYLWPKTPMDDQQFTRELFAREHVTVVPGSYLSREVDGMSPGAGRVRMALVAPLAECIEAAQRIRHFIETL; encoded by the coding sequence ATGAACAACGCCCTGAATCTGCTGCACCCATACCCCTTCGAGAAGCTGCGCGGCCTGCTCGCTGGCGCCCAGCCGCCTGCCGACAAGCGTGCCATCGCGCTGTCGATTGGCGAGCCCAAGCACCGTTCACCGGACTTCGTTGCCCAGGCACTGGCCGACAACCTCGATCAGCTGGCGGTCTATCCGACCACACTCGGCATTCCGGCGCTGCGCGAAGCCATCGCGCGCTGGTGCGAGCGCCGCTTCGACCTCGCCGCGGATGCGCTGGACCCAGCGCAGCATGTGTTGCCGGTCAACGGTACGCGCGAAGCACTGTTCGCCTTCACCCAGACCGTGGTGGATCGCGCCGTGGACGGCCTGGTGGTCAGCCCAAATCCGTTCTATCAGATCTACGAAGGCGCGGCCCTGCTCGCGGGCGCCACGCCCCATTACCTGCCGTGCCTCGAGCAGAACGGCTTCAACCCGGACTTCGATGCCGTACCGGCAGAGGTCTGGCGGCGCTGCCAGATTCTCTTCCTCTGCTCACCGGGCAACCCGACCGGTGCGCTGGTGCCGCTGGAGACGTTGAAAAAGCTGATCGCGCTGGCCGACCAGTACGACTTCGTCATTGCCGCCGACGAATGCTACAGCGAGCTGTACTTCGACGAAGCCAATCCCCCTGCAGGCCTGCTCACCGCATGCGCAGCACTGGGCCGCAACGATTACAGGCGCTGCGTGGTGTTTCATAGTCTGTCGAAGCGCTCGAACTTGCCGGGGCTGCGTTCGGGCTTCGTCGCCGGTGACGCCGAGATCCTCAAGTCCTTCCTGCTCTATCGCACCTACCATGGCTGCGCCATGCCCGTGCAGACCCAACTGGCGAGCATTGCTGCCTGGAACGACGAGATTCACGTGCGAGCCAACCGCGAGCTGTACCGCGCCAAGTTCGATGCCGTGCTGGAAATACTCGCGCCGGTCATGGACGTGCAACGCCCGGATGGCGGCTTTTATCTCTGGCCGAAAACGCCGATGGACGATCAACAGTTCACCCGCGAGCTGTTCGCCCGCGAGCATGTCACCGTGGTGCCAGGTTCCTACCTGTCGCGCGAAGTGGACGGCATGTCCCCTGGCGCCGGCCGCGTGCGTATGGCGCTGGTTGCGCCGCTGGCCGAATGCATCGAGGCGGCGCAACGCATTCGCCACTTCATCGAAACGCTCTGA